A stretch of Desulfitobacterium dichloroeliminans LMG P-21439 DNA encodes these proteins:
- a CDS encoding peptidoglycan recognition protein family protein, with protein MDWQKIVIHHSASPTSVKRGTTDVPVDAAMIRQWHLAKGWSDIGYHFVILPDGRCEEGRPLFKPGAHCVAGHRNFIGIGICLVGNFSLSDEIPEAQLNGLVTRVISLMQIYGLGIEDVELHREIPGAATECPGRFFPEDLFGRELRERLG; from the coding sequence ATGGATTGGCAGAAGATTGTAATCCACCATTCAGCAAGTCCCACCTCTGTGAAGAGGGGAACGACGGATGTGCCAGTCGACGCAGCTATGATTCGGCAGTGGCATCTGGCCAAAGGCTGGAGTGACATCGGGTATCACTTTGTGATACTCCCCGATGGCCGCTGTGAAGAGGGCAGACCCCTGTTCAAGCCAGGAGCCCATTGTGTGGCTGGGCATCGGAACTTTATCGGTATCGGCATCTGTCTCGTGGGGAATTTTAGCCTGTCGGATGAGATTCCGGAGGCGCAGCTGAATGGATTAGTGACCCGGGTCATCTCCTTGATGCAAATCTATGGCCTAGGCATCGAGGATGTGGAGCTCCATCGGGAGATCCCCGGAGCGGCCACAGAGTGCCCGGGAAGGTTTTTTCCTGAGGACTTGTTCGGAAGGGAGCTCAGGGAGCGATTGGGTTGA
- a CDS encoding nucleotidyltransferase family protein — MVKPVDISPYVLGHKERLESADRKREKFHAEAMSKAKKIAEELHRAFLGVEVYLFGSLTTDFYELTSDIDLAIKGLKEEDYFKALKIAEEIAAPISVDLVQVEYAPEPLIKVIQRDGVSL; from the coding sequence ATGGTGAAGCCCGTGGATATCTCGCCATATGTATTGGGGCATAAAGAAAGGTTAGAGAGTGCGGACCGAAAACGGGAGAAGTTTCATGCCGAGGCCATGTCTAAGGCTAAAAAAATTGCTGAGGAATTACATAGAGCTTTTCTAGGTGTTGAAGTTTATCTTTTTGGTTCGCTGACAACGGATTTCTATGAATTGACTTCAGATATCGACCTTGCCATTAAAGGGCTTAAGGAAGAAGATTATTTCAAAGCGCTTAAAATTGCTGAAGAAATTGCTGCACCTATTTCGGTCGATCTTGTGCAAGTAGAATACGCACCGGAACCGTTGATTAA
- a CDS encoding YvrJ family protein: MEDILNIVGNFGFPIAVSIYLLVRIEGKLNDLTSSITELARAIAILEVKGDGK, translated from the coding sequence ATGGAAGATATCCTTAATATAGTGGGGAATTTTGGCTTTCCGATCGCCGTAAGTATCTACCTTTTAGTACGCATCGAGGGAAAACTCAATGACCTCACCTCAAGCATTACGGAGCTGGCCAGGGCCATAGCCATCCTAGAAGTGAAGGGGGATGGGAAGTAA
- a CDS encoding helix-turn-helix domain-containing protein gives MAIIINLDVMLAKRKMSLTELSERVGITMANLSILKNGKAKAVRLSTLDEICKALECQPGDILEYKSEEIT, from the coding sequence ATGGCGATAATTATCAATCTTGATGTGATGTTGGCCAAAAGGAAGATGAGCCTCACAGAACTGTCGGAGAGGGTTGGAATTACCATGGCCAATCTTTCGATATTAAAAAATGGCAAGGCAAAGGCGGTTCGCTTGTCCACTTTAGATGAGATCTGTAAGGCCTTAGAATGTCAGCCGGGAGATATTCTAGAATACAAAAGCGAGGAAATTACATAA
- a CDS encoding FeoB-associated Cys-rich membrane protein: MDGLSIFLLVLILIGFLVAIRSIWRKKDNPCGSCSGGCSSCSYSCTPLEQEKRLKELGKEESE, encoded by the coding sequence ATGGATGGATTAAGTATTTTCCTTTTAGTGCTCATTTTGATAGGATTTTTGGTGGCTATCCGCTCTATCTGGAGGAAAAAGGATAACCCCTGTGGCAGTTGTAGCGGGGGCTGTAGTTCCTGTAGCTACTCCTGCACCCCACTCGAGCAGGAGAAAAGGCTGAAGGAGCTCGGCAAAGAAGAATCTGAGTAG
- the feoB gene encoding ferrous iron transport protein B: MKLNELSIGQSASIISVGGSGALRQHFLDMGVLPGAVVTLVKLAPMGDPMELRIHGYELTLRLADAEKIEIETVHDLEQLTDNSRMTKPASHPGLGETGIFHTKADGDSLPDSEVLTFALAGNQNSGKTTLFNQLTGSNQRVGNFPGVTVDRKDGVIRGHANTLVTDLPGIYSMSPYSSEELVTRQFLLKDKPKGIINIVDATNIERNLYLSMQLMELDIPMVLALNMMDEVRNNGGSIHINEMENMLGIPVVPIAANKNEGIQELIDHAIHVAKHQERPGRMDFCDPEHDNGAVHRCLHAIIHLIEDHAKRAQIPVRFAASKVAEGDKAIIQALDLNPNELELLDHIIQQMEDESGLDHAAAIADMRFKFIKKISAATVVKPNESKEHARSVAVDKVLTGKYTAIPAFVGIMGLVFWLTFGMIGTWLSDLLDMGITWLTALVDMGLTAYGINPVVHSLIIDGIFTGVGSVLSFLPIIVTLFFFLSFLEDSGYMARVAFVMDKLLRKIGLSGRSIVPMLIGFGCTVPGVMASRTLPSERDRKMTILLTPFMSCSAKLPIYALFTAAFFPRYGALVMIGLYFGGIVVGILFALLLKGSLFKGEPVPFVMELPNYRMPSFQNVLRLLWDKAKDFLTRAFTVIFVATIIIWFLQYFDTRLNVVSDSQSSMLAMLAGAFAPLLQPLGLADWRISTALITGFMAKESVVSTLTVLLEGSTTTLAGLFTPFSAIVFLVFTLLYTPCVAAIASVKRELGGKWAVGVVVMQCAIAWFAALLVNLLGMMMGWV, from the coding sequence ATGAAGCTGAATGAATTAAGTATAGGTCAAAGTGCTTCGATTATATCCGTAGGCGGAAGCGGTGCCCTGCGTCAGCATTTTCTTGATATGGGTGTGCTCCCCGGTGCGGTGGTAACTTTGGTAAAATTAGCACCTATGGGAGACCCCATGGAACTTCGTATACACGGTTATGAGTTGACCTTACGTCTGGCCGACGCGGAAAAAATCGAGATCGAGACCGTTCATGATTTAGAACAATTAACGGATAATTCAAGGATGACCAAACCCGCTAGCCATCCAGGTTTAGGGGAGACCGGCATCTTTCATACAAAAGCCGATGGGGATTCACTACCGGACAGCGAGGTGCTCACCTTTGCCTTGGCCGGTAATCAGAACAGCGGCAAGACGACCCTCTTTAACCAACTGACCGGTTCCAATCAGCGGGTCGGTAATTTTCCTGGTGTAACGGTGGACAGAAAGGACGGGGTAATCCGCGGCCATGCTAATACCCTGGTTACGGATCTGCCGGGGATTTATTCCATGTCCCCCTACAGCAGTGAAGAGCTGGTGACTCGTCAGTTTTTACTAAAGGACAAGCCAAAGGGAATCATTAATATCGTCGATGCGACCAATATTGAAAGAAACCTTTATCTGAGCATGCAGCTGATGGAATTGGATATTCCTATGGTATTGGCCTTGAACATGATGGACGAAGTGCGCAATAACGGGGGCTCCATTCATATCAATGAAATGGAGAATATGCTGGGCATTCCTGTTGTCCCCATCGCTGCCAATAAGAATGAAGGAATCCAAGAGCTTATCGATCACGCCATCCATGTGGCAAAGCATCAAGAGCGCCCCGGCAGAATGGATTTTTGTGATCCGGAACACGATAACGGTGCGGTCCACCGCTGTCTCCACGCTATCATCCATCTTATTGAAGATCACGCCAAGCGTGCTCAGATTCCTGTGCGCTTTGCGGCCAGTAAGGTTGCCGAAGGGGATAAGGCAATAATCCAAGCATTGGACTTAAACCCTAACGAGCTGGAGCTCCTAGACCACATAATTCAGCAAATGGAGGATGAGAGCGGCTTAGACCATGCCGCTGCCATCGCCGATATGCGGTTTAAATTTATCAAGAAAATCAGCGCCGCCACCGTGGTGAAGCCTAATGAAAGCAAGGAACATGCTCGCAGCGTGGCTGTTGATAAAGTGCTGACGGGGAAATACACGGCGATTCCAGCCTTCGTCGGTATTATGGGGCTGGTCTTCTGGTTAACCTTTGGGATGATTGGCACATGGCTATCGGATTTGCTGGATATGGGAATTACTTGGCTGACGGCACTAGTGGATATGGGCTTGACCGCCTACGGAATTAACCCTGTTGTTCATTCGCTGATCATTGACGGGATATTTACCGGGGTGGGTAGTGTCTTAAGCTTCTTGCCAATTATCGTCACCTTGTTCTTCTTTTTATCTTTCCTAGAGGATAGCGGTTACATGGCTCGGGTGGCTTTTGTCATGGATAAACTCTTGCGGAAGATCGGTCTTTCCGGTCGAAGCATTGTTCCCATGCTTATTGGCTTTGGTTGCACCGTTCCGGGAGTTATGGCCAGCAGAACACTACCATCTGAACGGGACCGTAAGATGACGATTCTATTGACACCCTTTATGAGTTGTTCGGCCAAGTTGCCGATTTACGCTCTCTTTACGGCGGCCTTCTTCCCCAGATATGGTGCACTTGTCATGATCGGGTTGTATTTTGGCGGGATTGTCGTCGGCATATTATTCGCCCTGCTCTTAAAAGGATCACTGTTCAAGGGTGAGCCAGTTCCCTTTGTCATGGAATTGCCAAATTACCGCATGCCTAGTTTCCAAAACGTGTTGCGACTTCTTTGGGACAAAGCCAAGGATTTCCTTACCCGGGCCTTTACCGTAATCTTTGTGGCAACGATTATCATTTGGTTCCTGCAATATTTCGATACCCGACTGAACGTAGTTTCCGACTCGCAATCCAGTATGCTTGCCATGCTGGCTGGCGCGTTTGCTCCACTTCTTCAGCCTCTCGGTTTAGCGGATTGGCGGATTTCCACGGCTTTGATTACGGGATTCATGGCCAAAGAAAGCGTGGTTTCTACTCTTACAGTTTTATTGGAAGGCTCCACTACTACTCTAGCTGGCCTGTTTACTCCCTTTTCGGCTATCGTTTTTCTGGTATTTACCCTACTATATACTCCCTGCGTGGCGGCGATTGCTTCCGTCAAGCGTGAACTGGGGGGGAAATGGGCTGTAGGGGTGGTCGTCATGCAATGTGCCATTGCCTGGTTTGCGGCTTTGTTAGTGAATTTATTGGGAATGATGATGGGATGGGTGTAA
- a CDS encoding DUF2975 domain-containing protein, giving the protein MNRETLFLKIAVFLIAAPVLALALLGIPWLATNPANPVYARVLYPIIAIMYLSTVPFFVALYQSFKLLSYIDKNEAFSDSSVKTLKKIKFCAMIISVLYVGCWPFVLGVAELDDAPGLAIVGMVPIFASMVIAVFAAVLEKLLAKAIAIKSENELTI; this is encoded by the coding sequence ATGAATCGAGAAACACTCTTTTTGAAAATTGCTGTCTTTCTGATAGCAGCTCCGGTTCTTGCTTTGGCTCTACTTGGCATACCATGGTTAGCGACTAATCCAGCAAATCCAGTGTATGCTCGTGTACTGTACCCGATTATAGCCATTATGTACTTATCCACGGTCCCGTTCTTCGTTGCCTTGTATCAGTCTTTCAAGCTTCTAAGCTATATTGATAAGAATGAAGCGTTCTCCGATAGTTCAGTAAAGACTCTAAAAAAGATAAAATTCTGCGCCATGATAATCAGTGTTTTATATGTGGGCTGTTGGCCTTTCGTCCTCGGGGTTGCGGAATTAGACGATGCCCCCGGTCTTGCGATTGTCGGCATGGTTCCGATTTTCGCTTCGATGGTCATAGCGGTCTTCGCCGCTGTTCTTGAAAAACTTCTTGCTAAAGCCATTGCTATAAAGTCTGAAAACGAATTAACGATTTGA